The DNA window CCGTGCAGGGAGTGCACGAAGCGGTCCGGGTCGACGGTGCGCCCGGCGGCGACCAAGGCCTGGCCGGCGACCTGGCCGCCGTACACCCGTTGTGGGCCGACCGGGGGGCTCACCCCGCGGAAGGTCATCTCGGCGGTGTGCTCGAGGTCGAGGACCTCCAGCAGTTGGTCGACGGCCGCCTGGCCGACTGTGACCCCGTCGGTCACTGCAACGCCCGGGCGGACGCGGCGTCGACCAGCGAGCCGAGCTGGTGCACCCGCAGGGTGTTGGTGGAGCCGGGGGTGCCGGGCGGGCTGCCGGCGACGATCACCACGTAGTCGCCGGGGTTGGCCCGGTTGAGGCCGAGCAGCGCCTGGTCGACCTGGCGGAACATGTCGTCGGTGTGCTCGACGAACGGCATCAGGAACGTCTCCACGCCCCAGCAGAGGGCGAGCTGGTTGCGCACCTCGGGCACCGGGGTGAACGCCAGCAGCGGCAGGTCGCACTGCAGCCGGCTGAGCCGGCGCACGGTGTCGCCGGTCTGCGAGAACGCCACCATGGCCTTGGCGCCGATGGCCCGGGCGATCGACGAGGCGGCGACGGTGAGCGCCCCGCCGTGCGTACGCGGGTCGTGCTGCAGCCGGGGCACGGCGATGGAGCCGGACTCGGTGGTGTGGACGATCTTGGCCATGGTGCTGACGGTGAGCACCGGGTACTTGCCGACGCTGGTCTCGCCGGAGAGCATCACCGCGTCCGCGCCGTCGAGCACCGCGTTGGCCACGTCGGAGGCCTCGGCGCGGGTGGGCCGTGAATTCTCGATCATGGAGTCGAGCATCTGGGTGGCGACGATGACCGGCTTGGCGTTCTCCCGGCACAGTTGCACGGCGCGCTTCTGCACCAGGGGGACCTGGTCCAGCGGGAGCTCGACGCCCAGGTCGCCGCGGGCGACCATGACGCCGTCGAAGGCCAGGACGATCGCCTCCAGGTGGTCGACCGCCTCGGGCTTCTCCACCTTCGCGAGCACCGGCCGGTGCACCCCGACCTCGGACATGATCGCGTGGACCAGCTTGATGTCCTCCGCCGAGCGGACGAACGACAGCGCGATCAGATCGACCCCGAGACCGAGGGCGAAGCGCAGGTCCTCGGCGTCCTTGTCCGACAGGGCCGGAACGCTGACCGCCACGTTGGGCAGCGAGACGCCCTTGTTGTTGGAGACCGGCCCACCCTCGGTCACCAGGCAGCGGATGTCGTTGCCGACCACCTCGCTGACCTCGACGGCCACCCGGCCGTCGTCGATCAGCAGCCGGTCGCCGGCCTTGACCTCGCGCGGCAGCCTCCGGTAGGTGCAGGAGACCCGGTCCCGGGTGCCGACGACGTCGTCGCCGGTGATCACCACCGAGTCGCCGGTGCGCCACTCGTGCGGGCCGTCGGCGAACCGGCCGAGCCGGATCTTCGGGCCCTGGAGGTCGGCGAGGACGGCCACGGGGTGACCGGTGGCGTCGGCGGCCTCCCGGACGAGCCGGTAGACCGCCTCGTGGTCGGCGTGGCTGCCGTGGCTGAAATTGAGTCTCGCCACGTTCATGCCCGCCTCGACAAGGCCCCGGATCCGCTCCGGGGACGAGGTGGCGGGGCCCAGGGTGCAGACGATCTTCGCGCGGCGTGTCACGCCCATCAGGCTAGTCTCTCCTTCGGGTCGGACTGCGGGCCGACCCCTTGCGGACTGCGGAACAATTGTCCAACGACGCGCCACGCCCGCGCAGCCGGCGGACGGAACCGCACCGGAATCGTCGTGCGGAGTCGTCGTGTCGGCGGGCATCGGCGACCGCGCGCCCGGAATCGTACCGCTCGGCCTCACCCGGCGCTGGTGCCGCTCCCCCGCCTCCGGCACTCCGCTTCGGGAGAATTCCGGACGACCAGGTCGCCGCC is part of the Micromonospora olivasterospora genome and encodes:
- the pyk gene encoding pyruvate kinase codes for the protein MGVTRRAKIVCTLGPATSSPERIRGLVEAGMNVARLNFSHGSHADHEAVYRLVREAADATGHPVAVLADLQGPKIRLGRFADGPHEWRTGDSVVITGDDVVGTRDRVSCTYRRLPREVKAGDRLLIDDGRVAVEVSEVVGNDIRCLVTEGGPVSNNKGVSLPNVAVSVPALSDKDAEDLRFALGLGVDLIALSFVRSAEDIKLVHAIMSEVGVHRPVLAKVEKPEAVDHLEAIVLAFDGVMVARGDLGVELPLDQVPLVQKRAVQLCRENAKPVIVATQMLDSMIENSRPTRAEASDVANAVLDGADAVMLSGETSVGKYPVLTVSTMAKIVHTTESGSIAVPRLQHDPRTHGGALTVAASSIARAIGAKAMVAFSQTGDTVRRLSRLQCDLPLLAFTPVPEVRNQLALCWGVETFLMPFVEHTDDMFRQVDQALLGLNRANPGDYVVIVAGSPPGTPGSTNTLRVHQLGSLVDAASARALQ